In one Myxocyprinus asiaticus isolate MX2 ecotype Aquarium Trade chromosome 29, UBuf_Myxa_2, whole genome shotgun sequence genomic region, the following are encoded:
- the LOC127420393 gene encoding tripartite motif-containing protein 54-like gives MSLPLEICSYHGDTSLGTLEKQLICPICEEVFTKPVVILPCLHNLCRKCANELYQPSLFQIGIGGRFRCPTCRREVALDRHGVYGLQRNLLVENIIDAYKQESASSRPPPKPLAQFTCEEHDDEKLNIYCITCQVPTCSLCKVFGAHKTCQVTPLPDVYQQQKAELSDRVASLVSTNDHVQAFIDELKAICRNTEENSRIQKQILCEKFDRMSAILEERHNIMTQQITSEEEEKTGWAQSLVQTYSGHVDTNSKLVQAATNAMEESEMAAFVQTSKDLIEKVSKASSCFTLESIEPGYEKMDHYKVNFDAEERVLYQLDFMNIEEEVEDSDELKSEPEPEPEFETEPLSTPEPDSEPDQDLKSEDSEMRSPMPETMEDTLAQAESCADIRKEAVCEKNGISTQQTVTLILYFLCFLVILQRIWGSIQCIICI, from the exons ATGTCTCTTCCACTGGAAATATGCTCTTACCATGGAGACACCTCGCTGGGGACTCTGGAGAAACAACTCATCTGCCCCATTTGTGAGGAGGTCTTCACAAAACCAGTCGTCATTCTGCCCTGCCTGCACAACCTCTGCCGCAAGTGTGCCAATGAACTGTACCAG CCATCTCTCTTCCAGATTGGAATTGGAGGACGCTTCCGCTGCCCTACCTGTCGGCGTGAAGTTGCCTTGGACCGTCATGGAGTTTATGGGCTGCAGCGAAATTTACTTGTGGAGAACATTATCGATGCTTACAAACAGGAGTCTGCAAG CTCTAGGCCCCCACCAAAGCCTCTTGCACAGTTTACCTGTGAGGAGCATGATGATGAGAAGCTCAATATTTATTGCATCACATGTCAGGTGCCCACCTGCTCCCTATGCAAAGTGTTTGGGGCACACAAGACCTGCCAAGTAACTCCCCTACCTGATGTCTACCAGCAGCAGAAG GCTGAACTCAGTGATAGAGTGGCTTCCTTGGTTTCCACAAATGACCATGTCCAAGCGTTTATTGATGAACTAAAGGCAATCTGTAGGAATACAGAG GAGAATAGCAGGATCCAGAAGCAGATTCTTTGTGAGAAGTTTGATCGCATGAGTGCCATTCTGGAAGAACGTCATAACATCATGACCCAGCAAATTACTTCTGAGGAGGAAGAAAAGACTGGCTGGGCCCAATCTTTAGTGCAGACCTACAGTGGGCATGTAGACACAAACTCAAAGTTAGTACAGGCTGCCACGAATGCCATGGAAGAGTCAGAGATGGCTGCTTTTGTACAG ACCTCAAAAGATCTAATTGAGAA GGTTAGTAAAGCATCTAGTTGCTTCACTCTGGAGTCCATAGAGCCTGGCTATGAGAAAATGGATCACTACAAGGTGAATTTTGATGCAGAGGAAAGAGTCCTCTACCAGCTGGATTTCATGAACA TTGAAGAGGAAGTGGAGGACTCTGATGAGCTCAAGTCAGAACCGGAGCCTGAACCTGAGTTTGAAACTGAACCACTGTCTACCCCAGAACCTGACTCTGAACCAGATCAGGATCTCAAATCAGAGGACTCTGAGATGAGGAGCCCCATGCCAGAGACAATGGAGGATACTTTGGCACAAGCAGAGAGTTGTGCAGACATTAGAAAGGAGGCTGTATGTGAGAAGAATGGTATAAGCACTCAGCAG actgtcACCCTCATCCTTTATTTCCTGTGCTTCCTAGTCATCCTACAGCGAATATGGGGAAGCATTCAGTGCATTATTTGTATATAG